The stretch of DNA ATGTTTTTTCGAGATTTGAATTGAAATGCTCATAGATATTCTTATTCTGATTATTTTTAAGTGGTATTGTTGACGAAATATGGTTTTCTGCGACATTTACCTTTATCTTTTTTGAAACATGGAGTTTAACCGTGTGTTTTGATCCCTGGCCTTCACCGTAAACCTCTTTTATTGCCTGGGAAATTTTAGATAAGTCTGATTTTGCATTTAACACATCCGAAATATCCATCGTGCTTTTAATTGATTCTTCAGTTAACGGCAATGTGAAAACAATCAATATTACCAGGGAAATTGTAAAAATCATCATGTATTCAAATGAAATTTGTCCTCGAGACTCCTTTATCAATTACATCACCAAATGAAAATTATTTACGGCTATCATCATAATATCACCATAAAAAATGGCTATTATCAATCCGAACAATATTGCTGGCGTGAACGGGAATGAAGCTTTTATTGAGATTTCATCTGAAATAAAATTTTGGGAATTCATGATTTTCAGCAAGTACATATCCTTATTTGTTATTCCGCCGGCACTTTGAGACTTGAAATAATATTTGAAATCTGAATTGCTGGCTTTGTAGACCTTCAGATTGCCATTGATGTCATTTATCAGCTCGATTATATGTTCATCATCAAAATAATAATCATTAACAATCATTCCTTCTTCTAAATCTTTAACCAATATCAATTTATTGAATGTCGAATCAATGATGAATTTTAAACTGTTTATATTGAATATATTCACTAACAAATCAATATTCCGATTAAATATATTGTTTTTAATAATCAGATGGATTAAAAAAATCAAAAGAAATGGAAATGAAACCAGAATGCTGTTAACTATTACGCTGAATGAAAACGGATATATGGATAATTTAGGAAAAAGATTTAAAAATTCGATATTAATGCCCGATGGTATTACTGTGGCGATGGCTGTAAATAATTTTACATCCCCTCCTGCCCATATATTTAATTTCCATAAAAGATATGTTACGATATATGTAATAACCATTGAAATAAATGAAGCTGAAATGAATT from Methanobrevibacter sp. YE315 encodes:
- a CDS encoding class III signal peptide-containing protein yields the protein MIKESRGQISFEYMMIFTISLVILIVFTLPLTEESIKSTMDISDVLNAKSDLSKISQAIKEVYGEGQGSKHTVKLHVSKKIKVNVAENHISSTIPLKNNQNKNIYEHFNSNLEKTSLVLGEGENIIVVEWPVNSNCMIIYQKYY
- a CDS encoding peptidase A24 — its product is MNIFNINSLKFIIDSTFNKLILVKDLEEGMIVNDYYFDDEHIIELINDINGNLKVYKASNSDFKYYFKSQSAGGITNKDMYLLKIMNSQNFISDEISIKASFPFTPAILFGLIIAIFYGDIMMIAVNNFHLVM